AACTAAGCCTCAGGGAAAATATTGCCATTGGGGAGATTTCTGAGATCAACGATCAGCATCGCATTGAAGGGGCGGCCGAAAAGAGCCTTGCCAGTCAGGTGGTGGGGGAACTGCCTTTGGGCTACGATCAACAGCTGGGCAAGAGGTTCAAACAGGGGAAAGACCTCTCGGGCGGGCAGTGGCAAAAGATCGCGATTGCGAGAGCCTATATGAAAGATGCCGAAGTTTTAATACTCGATGAACCTACCTCGGCCCTCGATGCCCGTGCCGAAACCGAGGCTTTTGACAGGTTTATCAAACTTACCCGGGGCAAAACCGCAGTGATCATTTCCCACCGCTTTAGCACCGTGAGAATTGCCGACAGGATCATGGTTTTAAAAGACGGTGCCGTTCTCGAGCTGGGAACGCACGAAGAGCTCATGCAAAACAATAAATTATATTCTGAACTTTTCAACCTTCAGGCGGCGGGCTACAAATAATTCGGAAAATTTTCATTTCTTCTGAAGGCCTGTAAAAGCTGGGTTTTTTAAAATAATTTACATTTTTTTACAAAAGTTCTGCTTCAGGAGTAACTTTTTCCCGAAACCTGCGTCAAACAGGCAACAAGCGCAGACTTTCAAAAAATGAGATTAGAAGAGGCTATTCAACGGTTGGATCGATCTACGGCAGCACCGGGCACAAATGAATCGGTGAAGATCAGGCAGCGTTTTAGTACCATACTTCAGGAACTGAAGTACAAGAATTTTCCGCCGGAACAGCTGGCACTTGTTGAGCATGAACTGGAGTTGATTTTTAAAGACTTTAATCTTGAAGGAAATAATGCCGAAAAAGAACTTCGCGTACACCTCAAGAACTTCCTAAAATTCTTAAGGACAAATTTCTCCCTGCTGCCCGAAGGCTACTGCGCCATGTATGGCATGCGCATTGGGCTCACAACAGGGCTCATCCTGCTCCTGTTCCTCTTTTTTTATACAGAGTCCAGCTTCAAATATTACAGTCCGCTTGGGGGGCTGCTTCTTGGCGTAATGCTGGGTTCTGCCTGTGACAGGTGGGAGAAAATGAAAGGCAGGACCCTGTTGACCAAAATAGTCTAAACCTTCCAAAAATGGCATTTTCGAAAGCCCTTTATTTTGCAGCCATTGTTCCTTCTTCGGAAGTGAAAGAAAAAGTGAAAAAGATAAAACTGGAGATCAAAGAGCAGTTTGAAGCAGCACATCCCCTCAAATTGCCTGCCCACATCACTTTACTGCCACCCGTACCTCTTGCAGAAGAGCAGGAAAAGGCATTTCTAGGCACTCTTAAAGAACTTTCGGGCAAACAGCCAGCTTTTCCTGTAAAGCTTAGGGGTTTTGGGCATTTTAAGCAGCGTACGCTCTTCATAAATGTCGAAGATCACGGGCCTTTTCAAAGGCTACATGAAAATTTACTTCAAAAGGCAACAAACTTTCTTCCTCCAAAGCTTTCTGAAAACTTACATCCGCATGTCACTTTAGCCACCCGCGACCTGGATTATAAGAAGTTCCCAAAAGTGTGGCAGGCGTTCAAAAACAGGGATTTTTCAGCAGAATTTAAGGCTGAAGCGCTTACGCTCTTTAAGCACAACGGAAAAACCTGGGATATCCTGGAGAATTTTGCTTTTTCCGGAAGGGAATAGAATTCCGTAGAATTTTTAGAACTCAATTTTGAGACAGCTAAATTTTCGGATAAATTATCGTCTAATCCTTACAAAGAAACCCCCGATTTTAGGGCAGAATTCAATACATTAGGAATCTAAAATTCAGCTAAAAAATGCATTTTCCCTTACTCCAGGACATTGTGGTATTGCTTGGTTTTTCTGTAGTTGTTGTGCTTTTGTTACAGCGGTTAAAATTACCATCGGTGCTGGGCTTTCTTGTTACCGGCATTATTATAGGGCCTTTTGGGTTTGGGCTTATTGAAAACCCGGAGCAAATTGAAATCCTTTCCGAAATTGGGGTGATCCTGCTCATGTTCGTCATTGGGATGGAGCTTTCCATCAAACAACTGGCTTCCATGAAACGAACCGTGTTTTTTGGTGGGTTTTTGCAGGTGGGATTAAGTATTGTTGTTACTGCACTTATATTTTTCGGCCTTAAATTTTCCTGGAATGAAGCCGTGTTCATGGGCTTTTTGTTCTCGCTTTCGAGCACGGCCATAGTGTTGAAGATACTGTACGACCGCAATGAGATCACGGCACCTCACGGGCGTATGGCACTTGGGATCCTCATTTTTCAGGATTTGATTGTAGTGCCAATGATGTTGATCACGCCCATAATGGCAGGAAATTCGGGCAACCTGTATAACGAAGTACTCCTGCTTATTCTAAAAAGTGCGCTGGTACTGGCTTTAACTTATATTGGCGCGAAATACCTGGTGCCCCGTGCCTTGTACCTCATTGCACAAACAAAAAGCAAGGAACTCTTTTTGCTGGCTACCATCACCCTGTGTTTCACTGTGGCTTTTATTACCGCTTCTGCAGGGCTTTCCCTCGCCTTTGGGGCTTTTTTGGCCGGCCTCATTATTTCTGAATCAGATTTTAGCCACCAGGCTACAAGCACCATCCTGCCGTTTAGGGAGCTGTTCATCAGTTTTTTCTTTATCTCTATCGGGATGCTGCTTGATCTCGATTTCTTTATGAAAAATGCGGCAGTGATCTTGCTTATGGTGGTAGTTGTTTTTTTGCTGAAGGGAGGCGTGGTATCCCTTACCGCGGCAATTCTGAAGTATCCTGTAAGAACGGTGGTCCTCACCGGGATGGCTTTGTTCCAGGTGGGGGAATTTGCCTTTATCCTTTCCCGGATTGGAATAGAAAGCGGATTACTTTCAGCGGAAATGAACCAGTATTTTCTTTCGGTGTCGGTATTTACCATGCTGCTCACGCCTTTTGTTTTCCTTTTTTCAGGAAAAACCACCAATTTTATCCTGAAAACCTTTGCGCCGGCTTCGGGAGCTTATAAAACCGGCAGGGACCTTTCCCTTTCAAAACAGGATGCCCCGGGCCCCGAAGATCACCTGCTCATAATAGGCTACGGGATCAATGGCGCAAACCTGGCCAAAGCCGCGAAATACGCCGATATTCCTTACATGATCCTGGAGCTCAATCCTCAAATCGTGAAACACCAGAAGGCGAGGGGGGAACCAATAATTTATGGAGATGCGGTGCAGGAACACATGCTCGAAGCTGTACATGTGAACAAGGCGCGTATCGTGGTCATTGCAATTTCTGATCCGCGGGCAACCAAGGCCATAGTTTCAAACATCAGGCATATCTCACCTTCTGTTCACATAGTGGTAAGAACAAGGTATGTGAAAGAGATTGAGACTTTATTGGCCCTGGGTGCCGATGAAGTGATTCCGGAGGAATTTGAGACTTCCATAGAAATATTTTCACGGGTACTTACCAATTTCCTTGTGCCGCTCGATGAACTGGAAAATTTAATTGATTCGGTACGAGCCGATAATTACCAGGTCTTTCAGTCGCACAAACGGCTGCAAACCTTCAAATCTTCAACCATCCCCGATTTTAAGATAAGTTGTGTGAGGGTTATGGCAGAAAGTGGGGCAGTAGTTGGAAAAACGATTGAAGAAGTAGATGTGAGGAAAAATTATGGCGTAAACATACTCGCGGTCTCCCGGAAAGGCCAAATGATAAAAACAGTGTTTCCGAACGTCAAATTGTTGAGAGAGGACCTCGTATTTGTAAGTGGCGACCAGGAACATATTGACTCCTTTTACAAAGCAGTTACCTGAAGCTGGCGAAAACGTTTGAAAAATGTGCTGAAACCTGATTATGATCATTCTTGGGCCTGTGCTTTCATTATACTTTTGAACTGTAAATATAAAAGCCAGACGGACTAATGATGACCACTTCTCCACTTACCGATCTTGACATAGCCCACAAAATAAAATTAATTCCCATTACAGAAATAGCTCAAAAGCTTGGCCTCGATCCAGATGATATTGAGATGTACGGGAAATATAAAGCAAAGCTACCGCTAAACAAGATTGACAGGGAGAAAGTAAAAGCAGGAGACCTCATTTTAGTTTCGGCCATTTCACCAACTCCTGCAGGAGAAGGAAAAACCACGGTCTCTATAGGACTTTCAGAAGCTATGAACAGGCTGGGTAAGAAAACCACCGTGGTGTTGAGGGAACCCTCCTTAGGCCCCGTGTTTGGGATAAAAGGAGGTGCTACCGGGGGAGGTTATTCCCAGGTCTTGCCCATGGAAGATATCAACCTGCACTTTACCGGGGATTTTTCGGCTATTGAAAAAGCCCATAACCTCCTGGCAGCCCTTGTAGACAATAATATCCAGTCAAAGACAAATAATCTTGGTATCGATCCGCGTACGGTTGCCCTTAAAAGGGTGATGGATGTAAATGACCGTTCCCTAAGGAATATCGTGATAGGGTTGGGAGGAACCGGTTCAGGAATTCCCAGGGAAAGCGGATTTGATATTACTGCGGCTTCAGAGATCATGGCCATTATGTGCCTCGCCGAAAACCTTGAGGATCTAAAAGGCCGTTTAGGAAACATATTTATTGGTTACACCTTTGATAAAAAAGCCATTTACGCCCGTGATCTCAATGCCGAAGGTGCCATGGCCACGCTTTTGAAGGATGCCATTAAGCCCAACCTGGTTCAAACCATAGAAGGGAACCCTGCTATTATTCACCTTGGCCCATTTGCCAACATAGCCCAGGGCACAAACTCGGTGATCGCCACCCGCATGGGCATGAGCCTTTCAGACTATACCGTTACCGAAGCCGGATTCGGCTTTGATCTTGGTGCAGAAAAATTCCTTGATATAAAATGCCAAAGCGCAGGCCTGGCTCCTAAAGTTGTGGTAATGACCGCTACCATAAGAGCCTTAAAATACCACGGCGGTGTTCCTCTTTCATCGCTCACCATCCCAAATGTGGAAGCTTTGAAAAAAGGTTTGCCCAACCTTGAGAAACATCTTGAAAATGCGCGGCAGTTCAACATCACTCCCGTAATAGCCATTAATAAATTCTACAGCGACAGTGATGAAGAAGTTCAGGTAATTATTGATCTGGCTGAAAAACTGGGTGTTAAGGTCGCAGTATCTGACGGCTGGGCAAAAGGTGGGGAAGGCGCGCTAGAGCTGGCAAAAAAAGTTGTAGAAGCAATTGAAGAAGGGGAATCCCATTTCACTCCGCTTTATGATTGGGAAGATTCGGTGATGAATAAAATAGAGACTATTGCCAGGAAAATATACGGGGCCGACAGGGTGGAATATGCTGCAAAAGCAAGGCGTGACCTAAAAACCATTTCAAATTTAGGATTAGATGGGCTCCCGGTTTGTATTGCCAAGACCCAAAAATCCCTGTCTGATAACCCCATTCTGCTAGGCCGGCCAACCGGGTTTAGCCTTACCGTTCGGGAAATAGAGATCGCTGCCGGGGCTGGATTTTTAATACCCATTACCGGAGATATGATGCGCATGCCCGGATTACCGGCACACCCTGCATCAGAAAATATAAATATAGATTTGGAAGGGAATATTTCGGGGCTAGTTTAGGGGCAAGATCTGTTTTCTTCCAGTTTATAAGAACCTTCCGGCATTGCCGGAAGGTTTTCTTTTAACCTGCCAGTTCTTTTACCTCTTTAGGCAATTGATCTTTTAAATGCTGTAGTTGTTTTCCCTGTAAAAAGCGGTCGAGCGAATTAATAGTAATCGAGATGATTTCTTCCGTAGGTTTCTTCCAAGGAAAATCTTCTTCCCCGTACTGCGCCTGTAGGCTTTTTACTTCTTCCTTCATCTCTTCTATACTGCTGAAGGTGTTTGGAGGCTTCTCATTGTATTTCCAGTTTTCAGCATAAATTCCCCTGAAGATGGTAGGGAGCGGATCCATGAGCTGCATGGCTTCTCCCATATGAATGCGGTCGCGAAGGGCATGCATTACTGCACGCCAGATTATGAGCACCCTTTCTTTTTCTTCGGGATGCCCCAGGTCGCGGGCCAGGTCATTAACATAATCATACGCCTCTTTCGCGAATTTGTCAAAACTTAGATGTGATGCCATAGCTTATTTCTTTAAAATTAAATTTCAGTCGTTCTCCGGTTTAATATAGTAAAGCCGATAGTTTATTTCAAAAATCACAATGGGTTTAACCATATTAAAACCAGGTTGTTAAAATTGTTAGACAGAAAATTTTTACTTTTAAAGAAGCTTGCTGAAAATTTATTTTTAAGCTGGTTTTTCAGAAGTTTTTTGATATACCTTTGGATATATTTAAACCATTTAATGAAGAAATTTTTAGTTGTAAATAATCCCGATAACTGGAACCTTTCCCTTGAAAATATGGAAGTGATTTCGGCCAGGGAGTATCTTACAAATCCCGAATATGCCCGTCTTAAAAAAGCGCGGATTTTCAATTTATGTAAGGATTATTCTTACCAGAGTAAGGGATATTATGTATCCCTTTTAGCCGAGGCCCGCGGCCACCTGGCCATTCCTACCGTGATGAACCTGGTAGATTTAAGGGAACCCAGGCTTGTCAAGATCGTTTCAGATGAATTTGACGACCTCATTCAGAAAAGTTTAAAGGGGATTAAGTCACCAGAGTTTACATTAAGTATCTATTTTGGTCAAAATGTTGCCCAGAAGTACAGGGAATTGAGTACCATGTTTCACCGGCATTTTCAAATTCCGTTCTTAAGGGTGAAATTCACTTACACCAACAGGTGGAGCATAAAATCTATCAAAGCTTTGTCTGAAGTTGAGATTCCCAATGAACACCGGGAAGTCATGAGACAGTTTGCTATCCAGTATTTTGCGAAAAAGCGATATGATACTCCCAAAAATGAGACTTTTCAGTACGATTTGGCCATCCTCGTTCAGGATCATGATCCTGCACCGCCAAGTAACCCGAAAGCTTTGAAAAAGTTTGCAGAGATCGCCGAGAAAATGAATTTCTACGTGGAGTTTGTTTCTCCAAAAGACCTTTCCCGGCTTTCGTCTTTTGACGCACTTTTTATAAGGCAAAGTACAGAGGTGAACAACGAGGCTTATGCTTTTGCCCGCAAGGCCCAGCAGGAAGATATTGCCATAGTTGATTATCCCGATGCCATCCTTAAGTGCTGTAACAAGGTTTTTATGGCCGAAGCTCTCGAAAATTCGGGTATTCCCACGCCTAAAACAATCATTGTTCACAAAGACAACCGGAATAAAGTCGTAGAAAAGACCGGTCTTCCCCTGGTGTTAAAATCGCCCGATTCCACCTTTTCATTTGGGGTAAAAAAAGCAGCTACAGCCGAAGAGTACGAGAAATTGGTAGGGGAGATGCTCAAGAAATCTGAACTCGTCATTGCCCAGGAATACACCCCTTCAGATTACGACTGGAGGATTGGTATTCTTGACGATAAACCTCTCTTTGCCTGCCGCTATTACATGGCCAAAGGCCACTGGCAGATTTACAACTGGAATGCGAGGAAAAAAGACGACCAGGAAGGAAACGCAGATGTAATGTCTATTGATGAGGTGCCAAAAAAGGTACTTGATGTTGCCCTTAGATCGGCAAAACTTATGGGAAAAGGCCTTTACGGAATTGACGTCAAGGAGGTAAACGGCAAACCCCTGGTCATTGAGATCAACGATAATCCTAACATAGATTTTGGAGTGGAAGATCGCTTTTATGGAGATAAAGTTTATACTGAAGTCCTCACCGCTCTTAAAAACCGACTTGAAAAGAAAGCCGAATGAGTTATCACCTTTTTGAAGTTTACGGGATAGAACTTGAGTACATGCTGGTCAATTCGGCCAGCATGAAGGTCAATCCCATTGTAGATAAATTGTTGACCAGAAAACACGGATCTTTAACTTCTGATGTTGAAAATGGAAAAATAGAGTGGAGCAATGAACTTGTGGCTCATGTGGTAGAACTAAAAACCAACGGCCCTACCGCCAATCTTGACCAACTGGACGAACTTTTTGCTGAAAACGTGAGGGAGGTCAATGCACTGCTGAAGGAATTCAACACCAAACTTCTTCCCACAGCGGCTCATCCACTCATGGATCCCGAAAAAGAGATGCAGCTGTGGCAACACAACTACAGCAGGATTTATACGCTCTACAATCGCATTTTTGACTGCCGCGGCCATGGCTGGAGCAACGTTCAAAGCATGCATGTAAATCTGCCATTTTCGGGAGATGCCGAATTTGAAAAATTGCACGCGGCCGTAAGGATCCTCCTGCCTGTAATTCCCGGATTGAGTGCCAGTTCCCCCATTTTTGAGGGGAAATATACCGGCTTTAAAGACACCCGGATGCACGTGTACAAAACCAACCAGAAAGAAATTCCGGAGATGACGGGTAAAGTTATTCCGGAAAGGCTTTTTTCAAAGCAGGAGTACTACAGCGGAATTTTTGAGCCCATCAACAAGGCTATAAAACCCCACGATACCGAAAACATACTTGATCATCACTTCCTTAATTCCCGCGGCGCCATTGCGCGCTTTGACCGTGGAGCTATAGAGATACGGGTTATAGACCTGCAGGAATGCTCCGGGGCAGATATCGCCATTGCCGTTCTAATTATTGAAGCCCTTAAGTTGCTGGTGAGCGAAGAGCTGGTGTCACTTGAAGATCAAAAAAAGTGGAGTGAAAATGACCTTTTTGACATCTTTAATGAAGTAATTATTGCTGCTGAAGCAAGCATTATTCAAAATGCCGCATTTGCCGATATTTTCGATTTGCAGCCCGGGAGTTCGGTCAAAGATATTTGGAGGAGAATATATTCCCTTGTGAAGGAAAATATTTCTGAAAAGCACCGCAACAGCATTGAATTCTTGCTGAAGAACGGTAGCCTTTCCACAAGGATTTTAAAATCTCTTGGAGAGGATCCTTCAGAAGAAGAGATCATCAGGCTTTATCAAGAACTGGCAAATTGTCTTGAGGAAAACAGGTTTTTTGAAGCGTAGTTGATATTGGCTCTTTCTTCTGGATTTAATGAGTTTAAAACTGAAATATGAAGCTCGTATTAACTTGTGAACACGCCGGGAATGAAATTCCGCAGGAATATGAAAACCTTTTTTCAGAAGCAGCGGAAGTACTGGAAACCCACCGGGCTTATGATCCCGGAGCACTAGACCTGTTTAGGAAACTCTCGCTGCTGGCAGTTTTCGGGCAGGAATATATGATGAGTCGGCTCCTGGTAGAACCCAACCGTTCCCTGGGGCATGCGCAGCTATTTTCAGAATTCACGGCACAACTTCCGGGGGCTCAAAAAGAGCAAATTCTGGATGACTTTTATCTGCCATACCGCAACTACGTTGAGAGCAGGATTGGGGATCTTATTTCAGCAGGAAATGAGGTGCTGCATATTTCGGTTCATACTTTTACACCTGAATTGCACGGGGAGCAAAGGAATGCTGATATAGGATTGCTTTTTGACCCCGCCCGCAGTGCAGAAGCAGATTTTTGCACAAAATTTAAGAACAGCATTCTTCAGCAGGATAGAGATCTTAGGGTGCGATTCAATTATCCTTACCTGGGCGTGGATGACGGTTTTACTACTTATTTGCGCAAACAATTTTCGCAGCATTACCTGGGAATAGAGCTCGAGGTAAACCAGGCTTTTGTTCAAAAGGGAACAATGAAAAAGCGCCTCAAAAATGACATTTTTGAAGCGCTTTTTAAACTAAAATTGTAATTGTGCTTTTATCCGTTAAGGGTGGAATCGAGCGTGATTTCGGTGTTGAGCAGTTTGGAGATAGGGCAGTTCTCCTTGGCGTGCTTTACCAGCTTATCAAATTTCTCCTGCGAAATTCCAGGCACTTTTGCGGTAAGGATGAGGTGGGACTTCCTGATGGTTCCGTCTTCAAAAGTGATCTCGCATTTTGTCTCGAGCTCTACAGGATTGAATTCCTCTTCGCTGAGATTGGCCGAAAGCTGCATGGTAAAACAACCGGCATGTGCCGCGCCAATGAGTTCTTCGGGGTTTGTTCCCTTTTCATCTTCAAAACGGGTGTGGAAAGAGTAAGGCGTCTTTTGCAGGACCTGGCTTTGGGTAGATAAATTTCCTTTTCCTTCTTTAATGGTGCCGTTCCAAACGGCTGTTGCTTTTCTTTTCATGCTGTTGGTTTAGGTTTTAAGAGTATTAAATTATATAACAAAGCGGTAGCGAACATGTTACTGCTATGGTCTCACAGTACTTTGTCAAGTTGGCCCGAGAAAATTACTTATCTTCTTTAAGATTCCCCCCGGACTTTTGAAGGTACAATATTCTCACAAAGAATGAGCCTATAATCAGGTTAAAACTACCTTAAGTTCATTCCTGTAATGGGAGGGGGATTTTCCCGTGAATTTTTTGAACTGCTTATTGAAATGGCTAAAATTGTTGAATCCACTCTCAAAACACACTTCGGTAATGCTTACCTGTTTCTCATGAAGTAACTTGGCGGCGTGTACCAAACGGTATTCGTTTACGAATTGGGTAAAGGTTTTTCCTGTTATTTTCTTAAAATACCTGCAGAAGGCCGGTACGGTCATGCTTACCTTACCTGCTACTTCTTCAAGGCCAATGGAACGCTGAAACTCTTCTTTTACAAAGTTGAAAATGTTATTGATCCGGTGGTTGTCCTGTAGTTCGGTTTCCAGCAGAAAACCCTTTGCATTTAGTACAGAGTATTCTGTGGATTTTTCCATGAGGTGCAGAATTTCGAGCAGTCCAAGAAGGCGTTGAAAGGGAGGTTTATCTTCAAGGGCTTCCATTTTTCCCCCAATATCTTTTTTAGACCGGCCATTATAAACTATTCCCATTGTAGCCTTCTCAAAAAGGGCTTTTATGTTCTTAGTTTCGGGGAGTTCAAAAAAACTACCTCCCAAAAAGTCGGGTTTCATCTGTATCACTGTTTCATTTTCGTTGCCGGTGAGGCCATCGGTAAAACCACAGTGCGGGAGATTTGATCCTATGAGCATAAGATCTCCATCGCGGTAGTAAGAGATATGGCTCCCAATTTGCCTTTTGCCCGCCCCTTTGTTTACGTAGACCAGTTCAATTTCGGGATGATAATGCCAAAATGTGTGCTTCCTGTTTTGGTGGTGCTTATTATAGGTTCTGTACAGAATTGAACTTCCAAAAGCAGGCTCTATTTTTTCCAGTTCGGGTTTTACATTTATATTCATAAACAGGATAAAATTTTGAAATAAATTTAATTCGTGTAAAAATACATTACTTCTTCAAAATTACCCTTTACATGTACATATTTAACTTAAAACGTTGTAGTTGATAATAGTAATATCAATTTTAGACATATTTGTGCCAATTATGATCTATTTACAGACCTAATAAGCGAGTATGTTTGTTGTGTAAAATTTAATCTATTAACTAAAAAAGTGAAAATTATGAAAAAGCTAAAACACATCGCAGCAATTGTTTTTTTCCTTTGTACTTACTTTTATGCAGGTGCTATGGAAAAAGAGGAGGAAGTAAGATTGAATGGAGAGCAAACTTTGTTGATAGACCTTACAAATTTAAATCAGGGAACTGTTATTTTATTTGAAGATCAATTTGGGGTTACTCTTTACAAGGATGACCTGGTTACAGGCGGAAAATATAATAAGAGGCTTGACCTCGAAATGGTGCCGCCGGGAACCTACTTTTTAAAAGTGGATAAAAGATTTGCGACAAAAACCTGGAAGATTAAGAAATCTGTAGAGGGTGTAAAAATCCTTGGAAGTTCCTTTACTATAG
This Salinimicrobium tongyeongense DNA region includes the following protein-coding sequences:
- a CDS encoding 2'-5' RNA ligase family protein, translating into MAFSKALYFAAIVPSSEVKEKVKKIKLEIKEQFEAAHPLKLPAHITLLPPVPLAEEQEKAFLGTLKELSGKQPAFPVKLRGFGHFKQRTLFINVEDHGPFQRLHENLLQKATNFLPPKLSENLHPHVTLATRDLDYKKFPKVWQAFKNRDFSAEFKAEALTLFKHNGKTWDILENFAFSGRE
- a CDS encoding monovalent cation:proton antiporter family protein, which encodes MHFPLLQDIVVLLGFSVVVVLLLQRLKLPSVLGFLVTGIIIGPFGFGLIENPEQIEILSEIGVILLMFVIGMELSIKQLASMKRTVFFGGFLQVGLSIVVTALIFFGLKFSWNEAVFMGFLFSLSSTAIVLKILYDRNEITAPHGRMALGILIFQDLIVVPMMLITPIMAGNSGNLYNEVLLLILKSALVLALTYIGAKYLVPRALYLIAQTKSKELFLLATITLCFTVAFITASAGLSLAFGAFLAGLIISESDFSHQATSTILPFRELFISFFFISIGMLLDLDFFMKNAAVILLMVVVVFLLKGGVVSLTAAILKYPVRTVVLTGMALFQVGEFAFILSRIGIESGLLSAEMNQYFLSVSVFTMLLTPFVFLFSGKTTNFILKTFAPASGAYKTGRDLSLSKQDAPGPEDHLLIIGYGINGANLAKAAKYADIPYMILELNPQIVKHQKARGEPIIYGDAVQEHMLEAVHVNKARIVVIAISDPRATKAIVSNIRHISPSVHIVVRTRYVKEIETLLALGADEVIPEEFETSIEIFSRVLTNFLVPLDELENLIDSVRADNYQVFQSHKRLQTFKSSTIPDFKISCVRVMAESGAVVGKTIEEVDVRKNYGVNILAVSRKGQMIKTVFPNVKLLREDLVFVSGDQEHIDSFYKAVT
- a CDS encoding formate--tetrahydrofolate ligase, producing the protein MMTTSPLTDLDIAHKIKLIPITEIAQKLGLDPDDIEMYGKYKAKLPLNKIDREKVKAGDLILVSAISPTPAGEGKTTVSIGLSEAMNRLGKKTTVVLREPSLGPVFGIKGGATGGGYSQVLPMEDINLHFTGDFSAIEKAHNLLAALVDNNIQSKTNNLGIDPRTVALKRVMDVNDRSLRNIVIGLGGTGSGIPRESGFDITAASEIMAIMCLAENLEDLKGRLGNIFIGYTFDKKAIYARDLNAEGAMATLLKDAIKPNLVQTIEGNPAIIHLGPFANIAQGTNSVIATRMGMSLSDYTVTEAGFGFDLGAEKFLDIKCQSAGLAPKVVVMTATIRALKYHGGVPLSSLTIPNVEALKKGLPNLEKHLENARQFNITPVIAINKFYSDSDEEVQVIIDLAEKLGVKVAVSDGWAKGGEGALELAKKVVEAIEEGESHFTPLYDWEDSVMNKIETIARKIYGADRVEYAAKARRDLKTISNLGLDGLPVCIAKTQKSLSDNPILLGRPTGFSLTVREIEIAAGAGFLIPITGDMMRMPGLPAHPASENINIDLEGNISGLV
- a CDS encoding DUF2267 domain-containing protein, translating into MASHLSFDKFAKEAYDYVNDLARDLGHPEEKERVLIIWRAVMHALRDRIHMGEAMQLMDPLPTIFRGIYAENWKYNEKPPNTFSSIEEMKEEVKSLQAQYGEEDFPWKKPTEEIISITINSLDRFLQGKQLQHLKDQLPKEVKELAG
- a CDS encoding RimK family protein; protein product: MKKFLVVNNPDNWNLSLENMEVISAREYLTNPEYARLKKARIFNLCKDYSYQSKGYYVSLLAEARGHLAIPTVMNLVDLREPRLVKIVSDEFDDLIQKSLKGIKSPEFTLSIYFGQNVAQKYRELSTMFHRHFQIPFLRVKFTYTNRWSIKSIKALSEVEIPNEHREVMRQFAIQYFAKKRYDTPKNETFQYDLAILVQDHDPAPPSNPKALKKFAEIAEKMNFYVEFVSPKDLSRLSSFDALFIRQSTEVNNEAYAFARKAQQEDIAIVDYPDAILKCCNKVFMAEALENSGIPTPKTIIVHKDNRNKVVEKTGLPLVLKSPDSTFSFGVKKAATAEEYEKLVGEMLKKSELVIAQEYTPSDYDWRIGILDDKPLFACRYYMAKGHWQIYNWNARKKDDQEGNADVMSIDEVPKKVLDVALRSAKLMGKGLYGIDVKEVNGKPLVIEINDNPNIDFGVEDRFYGDKVYTEVLTALKNRLEKKAE
- a CDS encoding carboxylate-amine ligase, giving the protein MSYHLFEVYGIELEYMLVNSASMKVNPIVDKLLTRKHGSLTSDVENGKIEWSNELVAHVVELKTNGPTANLDQLDELFAENVREVNALLKEFNTKLLPTAAHPLMDPEKEMQLWQHNYSRIYTLYNRIFDCRGHGWSNVQSMHVNLPFSGDAEFEKLHAAVRILLPVIPGLSASSPIFEGKYTGFKDTRMHVYKTNQKEIPEMTGKVIPERLFSKQEYYSGIFEPINKAIKPHDTENILDHHFLNSRGAIARFDRGAIEIRVIDLQECSGADIAIAVLIIEALKLLVSEELVSLEDQKKWSENDLFDIFNEVIIAAEASIIQNAAFADIFDLQPGSSVKDIWRRIYSLVKENISEKHRNSIEFLLKNGSLSTRILKSLGEDPSEEEIIRLYQELANCLEENRFFEA
- a CDS encoding N-formylglutamate amidohydrolase; translation: MKLVLTCEHAGNEIPQEYENLFSEAAEVLETHRAYDPGALDLFRKLSLLAVFGQEYMMSRLLVEPNRSLGHAQLFSEFTAQLPGAQKEQILDDFYLPYRNYVESRIGDLISAGNEVLHISVHTFTPELHGEQRNADIGLLFDPARSAEADFCTKFKNSILQQDRDLRVRFNYPYLGVDDGFTTYLRKQFSQHYLGIELEVNQAFVQKGTMKKRLKNDIFEALFKLKL
- a CDS encoding OsmC family protein, which translates into the protein MKRKATAVWNGTIKEGKGNLSTQSQVLQKTPYSFHTRFEDEKGTNPEELIGAAHAGCFTMQLSANLSEEEFNPVELETKCEITFEDGTIRKSHLILTAKVPGISQEKFDKLVKHAKENCPISKLLNTEITLDSTLNG
- a CDS encoding AraC family transcriptional regulator, coding for MNINVKPELEKIEPAFGSSILYRTYNKHHQNRKHTFWHYHPEIELVYVNKGAGKRQIGSHISYYRDGDLMLIGSNLPHCGFTDGLTGNENETVIQMKPDFLGGSFFELPETKNIKALFEKATMGIVYNGRSKKDIGGKMEALEDKPPFQRLLGLLEILHLMEKSTEYSVLNAKGFLLETELQDNHRINNIFNFVKEEFQRSIGLEEVAGKVSMTVPAFCRYFKKITGKTFTQFVNEYRLVHAAKLLHEKQVSITEVCFESGFNNFSHFNKQFKKFTGKSPSHYRNELKVVLT
- a CDS encoding T9SS type A sorting domain-containing protein, translating into MKKLKHIAAIVFFLCTYFYAGAMEKEEEVRLNGEQTLLIDLTNLNQGTVILFEDQFGVTLYKDDLVTGGKYNKRLDLEMVPPGTYFLKVDKRFATKTWKIKKSVEGVKILGSSFTIDKPHFRIQEEILNVYVANPEKQPIDIIVEDDYGVVLTSIKASAKNFEKSLDFSRVPSGEYFVKLHKGKEEFIEKVVIN